A stretch of Brassica napus cultivar Da-Ae chromosome C6, Da-Ae, whole genome shotgun sequence DNA encodes these proteins:
- the LOC106398091 gene encoding nodal modulator 1-like produces MIQIGVIAPIPLSSGSFGKMADNTKIRHSLIIFLVAISTVYSVSADSIKGCGGFVEASSSLVRSRKGADGKLDYSHITVELQTVDGLVKDSTQCAPNGYYFIPVYDKFLRFIFIGVIHSQDKKGWSWNPDKVPVVVDDSSCNNNEDINFRFTGFTLSGKVLGAVGGESCTIKNVGPSDVNVELLSSDGDPIASILTSLDGSYLFKNIIPGKYSIRASHPELQVEVRGSPEVELGFANGVVDDIFFVLGYDLKGSVVAQGNPILGVHIYLHSDDVSMVDCPQGFGDASGERKPLCHSVSDADGIFSFKSIPCGKYELIPHYKGENTVFDVSPPVMPVSVEHQHVTVPKKFQVTGFSIGGRVVDSDSKGVEGVKILVDGSLRSVTDKEGYYKLDKVTSNRYTIDAVKEHYKFDKLTKFMVPRSYQIWLHFQTSVLFPMISVVWCE; encoded by the exons ATGATTCAGATCGGAGTCATCGCTCCGATACCGTTAAGCTCCGGTAGCTTTGGGAAAATGGCGGACAATACGAAGATTCGTCACTCTCTGATCATCTTCCTCGTGGCGATTTCCACAGTCTACAGTGTTTCCGCAGATTCGATAAAAGGCTGCGGTGGTTTTGTGGAG GCGAGTTCGTCTTTGGTCAGGTCTCGGAAAGGAGCAGATGGGAAGCTTGATTATTCTCACATCACG gttgaGCTTCAAACAGTAGATGGATTGGTGAAAGACAGTACACAGTGTGCCCCAAATGGTTACTACTTCATCCCTGTCTATGACAAG TTTTTACGTTTTATTTTCATAGGGGTCATTCATTCTCAAGATAAAAAAGGATGGTCATGGAATCCAGATAAG GTTCCTGTTGTCGTTGACGACTCTAGTTGCAACAACAATGAGGATATTAACTTCCGCTTCACGGG TTTTACATTATCCGGTAAAGTCCTTGGAGCTGTTGGTGGGGAGAGTTGTACGATTAAGAATGTAGGTCCTTCTGATGTCAATGTTGAGTTATTGTCTTCCGATGGAGATCCCATTGCTTCTATTCTCACATCGTTAGATGGGAGCTACTTGTTCAAGAATATCATTCCAG GAAAATACAGTATCCGTGCATCCCATCCAGAACTGCAAGTTGAAGTTCGCGGTTCACCAGAG GTCGAACTTGGATTTGCAAATGGTGTGGTGGATGACATATTCTTTGTCCTTGGTTATGATCTCAAGGGGTCTGTTGTTGCGCAG GGAAATCCAATCCTCGGAgttcatatatatttgcattcaGATGATGTTTCCATGGTAGATTGTCCCCAAGGATTTGGTGATGCTTCTGGAGAAAGGAAGCCTCTCTGCCATAGTGTATCTGATGCGGACGGAATTTTCAGTTTCAAGTCCATCCCATGTG GAAAATATGAACTGATACCGCATTATAAGGGTGAGAACACGGTCTTTGATGTTTCACCTCCTGTGATGCCTGTTTCTGTAGAGCATCAACATGTTACTGTTCCCAAAAAGTTTCAG GTAACAGGATTCTCCATCGGGGGTCGTGTAGTTGACAGTGATTCCAAGGGAGTTGAGGGCGTTAAAATCTTAGTAGATGGTAGTCTAAGATCTGTCACGGACAAGGAAGGTTATTACAAGCTTGACAAG GTTACATCGAATCGATATACCATAGATGCAGTGAAGGAGCATTACAAGTTCGACAAACTGACGAAGTTCATG GTCCCTAGGTCTTACCAAATATGGCTTCACTTCCAGACATCAGTGCTGTTTCCTATGATATCTGTGGTGTGGTGCGAATAG
- the BNAC06G18500D gene encoding uncharacterized protein BNAC06G18500D, with protein sequence MLQLLIVAWLLIFGTETVLSHQESGEWSCESDSGIQVLADFRPGLITLDGRNDDWKDIDGSEFPLRPALDPDADHEYPAGQMTVKALHDGRDVYFMLEIDGNYAYDKGENKKCPSVALMFQIGDQATYHDMGGCKEGTDSCTSKACKGFEVDIMHFSIGNAIPGRLYGGNPVDNGEGNGGDRFGHLVDIYAWNPHCRYLDGLGPSGNDSSAQNDWHGAWWHSSFTTQSGYVAEDSPYTPNGQKGTYYFEFSRPLRTMDRLQQDVQFTLGSTAKMSVAFWYPMDSKPWHGSGHYTINCDWIPLDISSGSSSGLTASTVKGSSDGTSISAIVISMISLVVSGFIAYKLFSPKNVAFTPMGNDL encoded by the exons ATGCTTCAGCTTCTGATTGTAGCGTGGCTCTTGATCTTCGGGACGGAGACGGTCCTGTCGCACCAGGAGTCCGGCGAATGGAGCTGTGAATCGGACTCGGGGATCCAGGTCTTGGCTGATTTCAGACCGGGGCTCATCACCCTCGACGGTCGCAACGATGACTGGAAGGACATTGACGGCTCCGAGTTCCCTCTCCGTCCCGCTCTTGATCCGGACGCCGACCACGAATACCCCGCCGGGCAGATGACAGTCAAG GCATTGCATGATGGTCGAGATGTTTACTTCATGCTGGAAATTGATGGAAATTACGCTTACGACAAAGG TGAAAACAAGAAGTGTCCTTCAGTGGCTCTCATGTTCCAAATTGGTGATCAAGCTACTTATCATGAT ATGGGTGGTTGTAAAGAAGGGACGGACTCATGTACCAGCAAGGCTTGCAAAGGCTTCGAGGTTGATATTATGCATTTCTCTATTGGAAATGCTATTCCAGGACGTCTTTACGGTGGTAATCCAGTAGACAACGGGGAAGGAAATGGAGGTGACAG ATTTGGTCATCTGGTTGACATTTATGCTTGGAATCCACATTGTCGATACCTTGATGGTCTTGGTCCCTCAG GAAATGATTCTAGTGCACAGAACGATTGGCATGGAGCGTGGTGGCACAGCAGCTTCACTACTCAATCAG GATATGTAGCGGAAGACAGCCCTTACACGCCAAATGGCCAGAAAGGAACTTACTATTTCGAATTTTCAAGGCCTTTGAGGACTATGGACCGTCTCCAACAG GATGTTCAGTTCACGCTTGGCTCAACGGCCAAAATGTCAGTTGCATTCTGGTACCCAATGGACAGCAAACCGTGGCACGGATCAGGGCATTACACGATCAACTGCGATTGGATACCGCTAGATATTTCCTCAGGCTCTTCTTCGGGGCTCACTGCTTCAACTGTCAAGGGCTCTAGTGATGGAACCAGCATTTCTGCCATTGTGATATCCATGATTTCTCTTGTTGTTTCAGGTTTTATTGCATATAAGTTATTTAGTCCCAAGAACGTTGCATTTACACCCATGGGAAACGATCTCTAG